caaaggaatactcccgaaacaaaactatactcaataaTGGAATAtgcaatactgaaataatactaagaatggaatatgcaataatgaaataaaatgaaatgaaataacaaaaataacaaaggttagaggTCACCGGATTGCGCTTGgggctgcggctgctggagacggagcGGCGGGTAGCGGCTGGGGACCGGGCGGCGGCGGGGGGGGGGGCGGGTGgcggcggggggggggggggggggggggactggCTTGGAACCGGTGGTCAGCGCCGGAGGGTGGCGGGGAGCGGTGACGGGATCGGCGCCGCGGATCGGAGGTCGGTGCCGGCGGTGGAGTCGGATCGGCGCCGAAGGACAGCGGCGGTGCCGGGGACCGGGGACCAGTGCGGGAGAGAGGGAGGGAGGGTCGGCGCCGGAGGTCGGTGCCGGAGGTCGGCGCCGGAGCCGGAGGTCGGGCCCGGAGGttgggtcgggtcggcgccgacggtcggcTACGGCGACGGGGGCCGGTGACCGGAGCTagcgagagagagggtagggaggaaGAGAGATGAGAGTCGTTAGGTTAGAGTGCCGTTAGGTTATATATATGCAAATACAACTCTAtgttctttatcatttttcttttgttttaaaatgccGCCACAGCTTATGTCTGATGCATCtgtttcaactattttgaatGCAGAGGGATCAAGGAGGGACATGCAAGGGAGGTATTTTGCCTTCAATTAGTTGACGAAAAAGAAATAGAGTCTCAGTTAGCTCAATTAGTGTCTTCCCCATAGGAAGAAGATGATTTTAAATGATGGAGCTTACTTATGGGTCTTAAAGATTCGACGAGCATGACAAGTGCCAATAGAAGGGATTATTTGAGAGATTTTTAGaccttccaaaaaatattttcacaagtGGAGGCCTCAAGCCATGCATCATCTTCTCATTCTGTGGTTGCTAAAGGCACCATCAAAAATGCAGTGGAGGTAGAAAATCccattaatttttcatttaatttttcacaaaataatttaattatttgtcCTATACCAACTAAAACAATTTCCTCTCTTATTCCACAGTCGATTTACTCCAAtaaaggatcatcctcaaatgatgcaacatatttaaaaaatgatagtgttttacCATTAATTTAAATTGAACTTGAATATTGGCACTCTAACCCCCAGGAGGTAGATAAGCAAATACTTAGCCCTGCagcaaattttatccaaaaaaaattttgTCCATACCCAGAAGTTTTATGAATTCATCCTCACAGATACCAAGTCCTGTTTATTCAAACCCCACAAAGACAAACAAACCCAATCTTATGTTACTTATACCACGATttgaattaacaaaataatctCAGCCAAGGAATGGGGTATATATCCAGCAAAATATCAGAAGCTTACTGAAGTTTTTGACCCCCAATATTATAACTATTGGGATTATCAAAGAGCGTGGATAAATGCATTCACCTTCTAAAATAAAACTGACAAGCATTCTTGGTTTTTTCTCTGGGGAAGACAACTGGCTTCAGAATTTTCCTAGTGGTTCCTGCACCAATGGTGGCCGATTTATGGTCACAAGTTTGAAATCCTTCATTCACCAGTTCGAGAAGGATATAAATATTGCACATAAAGATTTCATGATGATCACCAAATTTCTTTGCTTTTACAATTTTCCCACAGGTTTCATATTCCGTGGATATTTTCACAGAAATTTGCCTTCCACAAATCGTAGGGGAAAAAAAGACTTCTGTGGTTATCTTTCCAAGGTAATTGTAAGTGGTACAAAAATTGGGATTCAATAGAGTCTTATATACCGGATATGGAAAAATAATTTCGATGCAATTCTGGATATCTGGCTCCAACAGATGCcgcccaaattttatttttacaacaaAAGTCAATTGCAATCGTACAATTCACCAAGTCAGGAAGCCAAGGAGATTttattcaataaattaaaaaaattctccaaCAAATCAAAGATGAAGTTCCCAGCAATCAACGTTCATCGAAAAAAGTAGACACAAATGATGAAGAAGAATTTCAGTTAATTTGACATTAACTTGACATCACCAATTAGTCATCAACATTGATGCATGCGTGACATCAACAACCAATTGCTGAAAAATTATAGTGGATTTTACTGTAGCTCACTGTAGAAATAATGTAGCAATAATTAAAGGTGCTACTGTAgcatattttgaagataaatagCCTACTTCTCCTCTTGagaagaacatattattttctttggaaGAAGCTCTCTCTCATTAGAAATCTTGATTAGTTTTTTTCTCTCCCTCTTTCTACTTATAAtcttcaaatttaattttgatattaatatcaaaattcaatttttataattgTGCTTTTTCCATTACTTTATTAATTAGTTGCATCATTAGCATATGGTCCTCCCTGCCgcctaatttatttattacactttgcattatttatatttaagtgTTCATTAACTTGTTCCTTTTCTATCCTTCTTTCCTAGTATTTTACCCTCTATAATTTAGGGGGTTTTCTTCCATgtactatatatacatacacacaaacacacatacacatacatatatatatatatacacacacacacacatatacacacacacacacacacacacatatatatatattcactatTTTGCTATTCTTtgttaaaaaaaactttttgttatgatatatatcaattacagtgaatgtctatcaggatttgatgtatttgtcttttagtgtgaaactaggggcaaattctccttataaatagaagggcttccttcattgtaaatcatccatcaagagaagaaataagaatcactctctctattctctctactcttctttcttattctttcttattttataatacgttatcagcacgagacttcactttctcaaatttgaaggctaaggttaagatattattatttttcttccctttttccatatggctaacaatcttacgaagtgtgagttcgttgccATTCAAAGTTCGGgtaagaactatatttcatgggtgttggatgttaaaatccacctagatgctatgggtcttggagatgccataaagaatgaaaatacagcatctagtcaaaatcgtgctaa
This sequence is a window from Capsicum annuum cultivar UCD-10X-F1 unplaced genomic scaffold, UCD10Xv1.1 ctg43025, whole genome shotgun sequence. Protein-coding genes within it:
- the LOC124892001 gene encoding glycine-rich cell wall structural protein 1.8-like; this translates as LEVTGLRLGLRLLETERRVAAGDRAAAGGGAGGGGGGGGGGDWLGTGGQRRRVAGSGDGIGAADRRSVPAVESDRRRRTAAVPGTGDQCGREGGRVGAGGRCRRSAPEPEVGPGGWVGSAPTVGYGDGGR